The DNA sequence AGCACCGGACCGGCAAGCTCGAACTGCACATCCAGGATGGCGACGCCATCCAGAACAGCCAGGGCCGCTGCTCGCTCGGCTTCAACGTGACCAGGGGCGGCGAGCCGTTCCTGCTCACCGCCGGCCACTGCACCAACCTCGGCGGCACCTGGTCCGGCGGCGACGTCTCCGGGGCCGAGGTCGTCGAGAGCGACTGCCCCGGCGCCGACTCCGGCCTGCTGACCCGGCCGAACGGCACCGGGCCCGGCGAGATCAACACCGGCCAGGAGATCACCTCCGCGGCCGAGCCGACCGTCGGTGAGCAGATCCAGAAGCAGGGCTCGACCACCGGCGGCGGCAGCGGCGAGGTCACCTCGGTCGACGAGTCGGTCAACTTCGACGTCGGTGTGCTCAACCACGAGTTCGGCACCACTGCGCACACCGACCACGGTGACTCCGGCGGCCCGGCCTACGACGGCTCGAAGGGCCTCGGCACGCTGTCCGGCGGCGACACCGTGACCAGCTACTTCTACCCGCTCACCCTGGAGCTGCAGGCGTACGGCCTCGAGCTCGCCTGACAGCCGGAAAGGGCCCCTTTCACACGCGTCGAGGGCGCGTGAAAGGGGCCCTTTCTCATGCCTCCAGCCGCTTCGCGCGGTAGACGGCGTCGGTGTGGTGGCCCTCGCCGCGCGTCTCGCACGTCTCGACGACCCACTGCCACGGGTCGCCGAGGAACGTCGTGATCTCCTCCGGCTCGAAGTACAGCTCCTCCGGCGGCTTCTGGCCGTCGAACTCGCGCATGGCCTTCGGCGAGTGCCCGACGACCAGCAGCGACCCGCCGGGCTTGATCGCCGCCGCGGCCGCGGTGAAGACGTCGCGGCGCAGGGCCGGCGGCAGGTGCATGTACTGCGCGGAAATCAGGTCGTACTGCTCCTCGGGCCGCCACTTCAGGATGTCGCGGTGCAGCCAGCGGACGGTCACCCCCGCCTCCTCGGCCGCTTCTTCCGCGCGGGCGAGCGCGACGGTCGAGATGTCGGCGCCGTCGACCGTCCAGCCCGCCTTGGCCAGCCAGATCGCGTCGCCGCCCTCGCCGCAGCCGAGGTCGAGGGCGTGCCCGGGCTTCAGCCCGACGACCTCTGAGCTGAGGTTCGCGTTGACGTTCCCGCTCCAGATCCGGTGCTCGTCGCGCTGGTACATCTCCTCCCAGAACTCCTGCTTGAGCATGTTCTCGACGATCATCGGCTGGTCGTGCGCGTGGGGCATGGTTCCTCCTCGGTGACGTCCCCAGCATGCGGAGGACGTCACCGAAGAGGCAAATCGTGTTGCCGATCCGGCAACTCAGGCCGTGCCGTAGACCTGCATCTCGAACAGCGAGTAGCCGTACGACGTGCCGCGCGTGACGCCGTTCATCCGCGCGTACCGGCCGGTGCCCGAGAGCCCGGTGAGGTCGTCCGCGCCGCCGTTGCCGGTGGTCGTGCGGTAGATCGTCGTCCAAGTGGTTCCGTCGGCCGAGGTCTGGATGCTGTACGCCTTCCCGTACGCGGCTTCCCAGCTCAGCTTGACGTGCGAGATCGCCTTCGCGGCGCCGAGGTCGACGCGCAGCCACTCGCTCGCCGAGCCTTCCTTGGACGCCCAGCGCGTGCTCGTCAGGTTGCCGTCGAAGGCCGCGCTCGCCGGGTAGGACGACGACTCCGTCGAGGACGCCGTGGCCGGCTTGCCTTGGGAGAGCAGGGTTTCCGCGCCACCGGTGACCGTGACGCCCAGCGGAGCGGTCTTCCCGCCGCCGGTGATCGTGACCGTCGCCGAGCCGGGTGCGGCGTTCGCGGCGGCGGCCACCGTGACCGTCGAGGACCCGCCGGCCGGGACCGACGCCGGGGCGAAGGACACGGTGACACCGGCAGGGGCGCCGCTCGCGGACAGCGAGACGGCGTCCGTGGCCGTGACGGTGGCCGTCGCCGACGCGCCCGGCGCGACCGACACCGACGACGGCGCCACGGTCAGGCCCGAGCTGCTGCCGGCCGCGGTGAACGTCCAGCGCGCCTGCGTCCCGGAGCAGCTGCCCGCGGTGAGCGTCGTGCCCGAAGCGCGGAAGCACTTCGTGCTCGTCTGGATGTCGGAAATGGTGCCGTCGGGGTTGATCGACCACTGCTGGGCCGGTCCGCCGGTGCAGGTCTGCAGCACGATCGAACTGCCGGAGATGCCCGCGCACTTGTCGTTGATGACGAGGAACGCGCCGTGGAAGGTGAACCGCTGGGCGGCGCTTCCGGTGCAGGCGGCCACCTTCAGCGTGGTGCCGCTGCTCGGTGCTTCGAGGCAGGTGCCGGTGGAGTTGTTGCGGTACTGGCCGACCGTGGTGTTCGGCTGGGCGCCGCCCCAGCACTCACCGGTGCTGGTGTCGAAGATCGGCGTCGCGTCGTAGGGCTCGTCCGACGGCGGGTCGACGACCACCGGCTCCATGACCGGCGTGTTGTCGGGGTTGTAGTGCGTGAGCGCGTCCTCGCAGTCGATCGCGTCGAAGGCGCTGCCGCCCTGGCCGCCGAGCCAGAGGTCGATGTGGCGCAGCCCGGGTCCGCCGTTCGGGCCCTGGCTGTTCCAGTCGTCGGAACACTCGTCGCAGCCGTCCTCCATGATGAAGTACTTCTTGACCCGCGGTACCCAGACCTTGGTGCCGGGCTTCAGCTCGTCGCTGCTGGTGGCGAAGGTGATCGGGTCGGCGTAGCTGCCCTTGCCGCCCGCGGTGTCGTGGATCCGCGGGT is a window from the Amycolatopsis sp. cg9 genome containing:
- a CDS encoding S1 family peptidase, translating into MTPRKTALKTFAVLSAAALTSGVCASAATASPLAFAEMQAHAITSATQVAQSLGAASGGVYLENGKAVVNVVDDAALQKVQAAGLSAKKVKHTFAALTGVKNQLDAVKNVPQTAWGIDTKTNQVVVKVYDAASKETADKVSAAAAKYGDSVRVEHRTGKLELHIQDGDAIQNSQGRCSLGFNVTRGGEPFLLTAGHCTNLGGTWSGGDVSGAEVVESDCPGADSGLLTRPNGTGPGEINTGQEITSAAEPTVGEQIQKQGSTTGGGSGEVTSVDESVNFDVGVLNHEFGTTAHTDHGDSGGPAYDGSKGLGTLSGGDTVTSYFYPLTLELQAYGLELA
- a CDS encoding cyclopropane-fatty-acyl-phospholipid synthase family protein, with translation MPHAHDQPMIVENMLKQEFWEEMYQRDEHRIWSGNVNANLSSEVVGLKPGHALDLGCGEGGDAIWLAKAGWTVDGADISTVALARAEEAAEEAGVTVRWLHRDILKWRPEEQYDLISAQYMHLPPALRRDVFTAAAAAIKPGGSLLVVGHSPKAMREFDGQKPPEELYFEPEEITTFLGDPWQWVVETCETRGEGHHTDAVYRAKRLEA
- a CDS encoding discoidin domain-containing protein, with protein sequence MTRRALVFVVTLFLAMLTATSGTANAATTQPTFLTFYGWWDNTPPGGDISYPRIHDTAGGKGSYADPITFATSSDELKPGTKVWVPRVKKYFIMEDGCDECSDDWNSQGPNGGPGLRHIDLWLGGQGGSAFDAIDCEDALTHYNPDNTPVMEPVVVDPPSDEPYDATPIFDTSTGECWGGAQPNTTVGQYRNNSTGTCLEAPSSGTTLKVAACTGSAAQRFTFHGAFLVINDKCAGISGSSIVLQTCTGGPAQQWSINPDGTISDIQTSTKCFRASGTTLTAGSCSGTQARWTFTAAGSSSGLTVAPSSVSVAPGASATATVTATDAVSLSASGAPAGVTVSFAPASVPAGGSSTVTVAAAANAAPGSATVTITGGGKTAPLGVTVTGGAETLLSQGKPATASSTESSSYPASAAFDGNLTSTRWASKEGSASEWLRVDLGAAKAISHVKLSWEAAYGKAYSIQTSADGTTWTTIYRTTTGNGGADDLTGLSGTGRYARMNGVTRGTSYGYSLFEMQVYGTA